AAAAGTGCACATGGCATCGCTAGCCTGCTCCGCCTTGCCATTTAAACGTTGCAGTTCGTTCATGGCTTTAAGACCAAACGGCGTTGCTGCATTGGCCAAACCCAGCATGTTCGCGGCAATGTTCATAACCATGGCCCCCATGGCTGGATCATCCACGGGGACATCAGGAAACAAGGGCCGCAGGACCGGCTTAAGCCAGTGCGCAAAGCGATTCACCAGGCCTGATTCCGACGCAATCGCCATAATACCCAGCCACAAGGCCATAATGCCGCTTAAGCCCAGTGCGATTTCAAAGCCAAGTTTGGCTGAGTCGGTCACCGCATGCACAACATTATCCAACCGTCCTTCAATGGCTCCAACGACCACTGACAAAACGATCATCCCCAACCATATTGCATTCAGCATTCTTGTACCTCTGTTGCATCAGGGTTAAAATTGACCATCAAATCTGCCGAGAACGCCATGAGAAAAACCTGCCAGACATTATTATCCTGCATGATAACCCTGACTCTCGGCCTGTCCGCTTTTTCTGCTCACGCAGAGGCCACGGAAGAAAAGCAGGCAACCGCCACTTTAAAGGGACTATATCACAGCCTCAATCACATACCGAATTTTGATATGGCACAACGTCTTGAAAAAATCAGCGGCTAT
This Legionella sp. MW5194 DNA region includes the following protein-coding sequences:
- a CDS encoding nucleoside recognition domain-containing protein, encoding MLNAIWLGMIVLSVVVGAIEGRLDNVVHAVTDSAKLGFEIALGLSGIMALWLGIMAIASESGLVNRFAHWLKPVLRPLFPDVPVDDPAMGAMVMNIAANMLGLANAATPFGLKAMNELQRLNGKAEQASDAMCTFLAINTSSVQLIPATAIAFLAANGAHQPSSVIFTSLIATSVSTLVAIVAVKQLAKLPAYRLREIEIND